A DNA window from Salvelinus sp. IW2-2015 linkage group LG4q.1:29, ASM291031v2, whole genome shotgun sequence contains the following coding sequences:
- the cimip2b gene encoding LOW QUALITY PROTEIN: ciliary microtubule inner protein 2B (The sequence of the model RefSeq protein was modified relative to this genomic sequence to represent the inferred CDS: inserted 1 base in 1 codon): MDEFPPKFSKVLVTPDPQYIPGYAGYCPQLKYHLGKTYGQLTAKLLSSPEVSHSRRLVLHMGRFPSTERDTGPRDENWRSHHGERRNLERMIPGYTGFVPKSQNYFSRTYAETCREALSEFDRDQQRRVHLAPADKPLVSNTTNSEFKPRRLSXPLTAISKDPAPYEALEPWKPKVSPYFMEDSSPHKYFISGFTGYVPKSRFLIGTGYPITTNKALVQFGKEMRSDPTSLRLPGEESGVLPPIPTVYPSHRGLLPSYTGHVPGHKFRYGQTFGQLTHNALGLSGTQKIEARAQ, translated from the exons ATGGATGAATTCCCCCCCAAATTCAGCAAGGTGCTGGTGACACCTGATCCGCAGTACATACCGGG gtATGCAGGTTACTGCCCCCAGCTGAAGTACCACCTGGGGAAGACCTACGGCCAGCTGACTGCCAAGCTGCTGTCCTCTCCGGAGGTGTCGCACTCACGTCGCCTAGTCCTCCACATGGGCCGCTTCccctccacagagagagacacgggcCCGCGGGACGAGAACTGGAGGAGCCACCATGGAGAACGCAGGAATCTAGAGAGGATGATACCGGGCTACACTG GCTTTGTCCCCAAAAGCCAGAACTACTTCTCCCGTACCTACGCTGAGACGTGTCGCGAGGCACTGTCTGAGTTTGACCGAGACCAGCAGAGGAGGGTTCATCTGGCACCAGCAGACAAACCGCTTGTCAGCAACACCACCAATTCCGAGTTTAAA CCTCGGAGACTGA ACCCTCTGACGGCCATCTCCAAAGATCCAGCCCCCTACGAGGCCCTGGAGCCCTGGAAACCCAAAGTGTCTCCTTACTTCATGGAGGACAGCAGTCCACACAAGTACTTCATCTCAG GTTTCACAGGGTACGTGCCCAAATCTCGCTTCCTGATTGGCACTGGCTACCCCATCACCACCAACAAAGCCCTGGTCCAGTTTGGAAAGGAAATGAGGAGTGACCCCACCTCCCTGCGTCTCCCTGGGGAGGAATCAGGAGTCCTGCCCCCCATCCCCACAGTCTACCCGTCCCACCGGGGCCTGCTGCCCTCCTACACCGGCCATGTTCCAG GACACAAGTTCAGGTACGGCCAGACATTTGGGCAGCTTACCCACAATGCCCTGGGGCTAAGCGGCACTCAGAAGATAGAGGCCAGAGCTCAGTAA
- the LOC111960834 gene encoding AP-4 complex accessory subunit RUSC2, producing MTISQRHKQHPVVRGTLRLHNSFLPNEGVDEDEEDEDSDGDNLHRYHEDSSFVLQLHGNSNWALSNAGRRTAKPSSQSASQNHDNRGKTVLKDCGEQERLEDVEDNMLKCGDESYCFSYGQTKCFPESFSDGLLEYVTDSSCNSSDGVLVNFSAIYNKSNNPATPNDLSSPAMQSSQPAEGTVVLNLQPFPQEPQGPQDAGPSQGGRTTSSPLDGGPSVPCWSPQALDSNCNVYLPDAQGLLSSLEVSDLTSCLQSQARLLPTGTTQKYYKLVTCDLSSQSASPSPAWSSTTSVTSEGHYFLFSKARGEQSQGEKQQEEGLDKEGRRATPLHRPHCMSWDSQHVTSFAEIAYCKRHTDSCQSSSHSHTSQDLCPIQEAVSLGQSSSHSPLLLSPNQGSSTVFNRPSVSPNHETEEEGACSWATPVVRYSKAQRPTSLPIQPFVLLPPVGKPQSQPLGSLLDQYISHKNTKPSSSSQPGSKCIGKGNRLPTHLHPSPLGSYGAILLEGPSSSDTCSTCTPSPERFQSRLNWTHSSPYRPHTSLGLTSTSPKQAQTSTKLTQAYSCQDQLYEDLDQTCPSPAQAHSSPNQSHCKDSIKRSQGMAQICQDLIRLSPEQKSLNPVLLTHSSHCPISHVATMSPSDSHIHHSDLLVIFSPDPPLLPHKTIPLSSVPMTGSAASHRSLTAALSSVAPLFSLSALLQPLVSAGPSVKQHQQQHCDSFSLSDSRPPVEFCLSPEASYESLSISHLQRRGLLKSVSLAVDLIMAHFGTSRDPVEKIRLGNSSRSPTIGGIVLEHLCPTIQNILQDGLRDHKLDLIIGHRRNHAWNVVEASTQTGPTTKVLHSLLSKVRQCSLLTSHCMRLRAFIMGLLNLRALEFWLNHLYNQKDKVTDHYHPWGFLAMSHGQCQPLFQELLLLLQPLSMLPFDLNLLLEPRLLQNRQLCSEEQAPPCSTFLMTSWPLLRGDRQGAYGSMDGPRDNSRPPGDPHQLVQHLQGSTQGSKVTGQEKWVRHLGKCSRSLWSATSPGWWQRRAAHAEGGVEYGQIYMDVIHTEPQQGMEGREGESSQESRRKGTGPETPRMPADPQDESLSQGGLRWAKLFGSGGNPPTRTQRAPQNLNGTQDQKRRPSQWLQLDRSQLGLLAHTVWSGKLPAPQPDQKHQT from the exons ATGACAATCTCTCAAAGACATAAACAACACCCTGTAGTTAGAGGTACTTTACGGCTACACAACTCCTTTCTCCCTAATGAAGGGGTggatgaagatgaggaggatgaagatAGTGATGGAGATAACCTGCACAGATACCATGAGGACTCCTCTTTTGTGCTGCAGCTGCATGGAAACTCTAACTGGGCCCTGAGTAATGCTGGGAGGCGGACCGCCAAACCTTCTAGCCAATCAGCCAGTCAGAACCATGACAACAGGGGTAAAACTGTGTTGAAGGACTGTGGGGAGCAGGAGAGACTGGAAGACGTTGAAGATAATATGCTAAAATGTGGTGATGAGAGCTACTGCTTCAGCTATGGCCAAACAAAATGTTTCCCTGAGTCTTTCTCTGATGGTCTTCTAGAGTACGTCACAGACTCCTCCTGCAACAGCTCAGATGGGGTTCTCGTCAACTTCAGCGCGATCTACAACAAGAGTAACAACCCTGCCACCCCAAACGACCTCAGCAGCCCTGCAATGCAGTCATCCCAGCCAGCAGAAGGCACAGTCGTCCTAAACCTGCAACCTTTCCCCCAGGAGCCCCAGGGTCCTCAAGATGCTGGCCCCAGTCAGGGGGGAAGaacaacctcctctcctcttgacGGGGGGCCTTCTGTCCCCTGCTGGTCACCACAGGCGCTGGACTCAAACTGTAATGTCTACCTTCCCGACGCCCAGGGCCTCCTGTCCTCTCTGGAGGTCTCTGATCTCACTTCCTGTCTCCAGAGCCAGGCCAGGCTGCTGCCCACAGGGACCACCCAGAAGTACTACAAGCTGGTGACCTGTGACCTGTCATCCCAGTCAGCCTCGCCCAGCCCAGCCTGGTCCAGCACCACCAGCGTCACCTCAGAGGGCCACTACTTcctcttcagtaaggcccggggAGAGCAGAGCCAGGGGGAGAAACAG CAGGAAGAAGGCTTAGACAAAGAAGGGAGGAGAGCTACCCCATTGCACCGTCCTCACTGTATGAGCTGGGACTCCCAGCATGTCACCTCCTTTGCTGAGATTGCCTACTGTAAGAGACATACAGACAGCTGCCAGAGCTCCAGCCACTCCCACACCTCCCAGGATCTGTGTCCCATTCAAGAGGCAGTTTCCCTGGGCCAGAGTAGCAGCCACTCCCCCCTACTCCTGAGTCCCAACCAAGGCAGTAGCACTGTGTTCAACCGCCCTTCTGTGTCACCGAACCATGAGACGGAGGAGGAGG gggCATGTTCATGGGCCACTCCTGTGGTTCGCTACAGTAAGGCTCAGAGGCCCACCTCCCTGCCCATCCAGCCCTTTGTCCTGCTTCCCCCAGTGGGTAAACCTCAGAGCCAGCCCCTGGGCTCCCTGCTGGACCAGTACATCAGCCACAAGAACACCAAGCCCAGCTCCAGCTCCCAGCCAGGGTCCAAGTGCATAGGCAAAGGCAACAGACTCCCAACCCACCTGCATCCCTCACCGCTAGGCAGCTATGGAGCCATCCTCCTGGAAGGCCCCTCCAGCTCTGATACCTGCTCCACCTGCACCCCCAGTCCAGAACGCTTCCAGTCCAGACTCAACTGGACACACTCCAGTCCATACAGGCCCCACACTAGCCTTGGTCTCACTTCGACCAGTCCAAAACAAGCACAAACAAGCACCAAACTAACCCAGGCTTATTCATGCCAGGACCAGCTCTATGAAGACCTAGACCAAACCTGCCCCAGCCCAGCTCAGGCCCACAGTAGCCCAAACCAGTCTCATTGTAAAGATTCAATCAAACGGAGCCAAGGCATGGCTCAGATCTGCCAAGATCTCATTCGCCTGTCCCCAGAACAGAAGAGCCTCAACCCAGTCCTCCTGACCCACAGCTCTCACTGCCCCATCTCCCATGTAGCAACCATGTCACCCTCTGACAGTCACATCCATCATTCAGACCTGCTGGTTATCTTTTCTCCAGACCCACCCTTACTGCCCCACAAGACAATCCCACTATCCTCAGTCCCTATGACTGGGTCTGCAGCCTCTCATCGTAGCCTGACAGCTGCTCTATCGTCAGTggcccctctgttctctctgagcGCCCTTCTGCAGCCCCTGGTGTCTGCAGGGCCCAGTGTAAAGCAGCATCAACAACAGCACTGTGACTCCTTCAGCCTGAGTGACAGTAGGCCACCTGTGGAGTTCTGCCTGTCACCTGAAGCCTCCTACGAGTCTCTGTCCATCAGCCACCtgcagaggagag GTCTGCTGAAATCTGTGAGCTTGGCAGTGGATTTGATCATGGCTCATTTTGGCACCAGTCGAGATCCTGTGGAAAAG ATCCGGCTAGGGAACAGCTCTAGGAGTCCCACCATTGGTGGTATAGTCCTGGAGCATCTGTGTCCCACCATCCAGAACATTCTGCAGGATGGCCTTAGGGACCACAAACTTGACCTGATCATCGGTCATCGACGCAACCACGCCTGGAATGTGGTGGAGGCCTCCACTCAGACAG GCCCTACCACCAAGGTGCTCCACAGCCTGCTGTCCAAGGTGAGGCAGTGCTCCCTGCTGACCAGCCACTGTATGAGACTACGAGCCTTCATCATGGGCCTGCTCAA CTTGAGAGCCTTGGAATTCTGGCTAAATCACCTCTACAACCAAAAAG aCAAGGTGACAGATCACTACCATCCATGGGGTTTCCTCGCCATGTCACATGGGCAGTGTCAGCCTCTGTTCCAGgagctcctcctcctgctgcagcCTCTTTCCATGTTACCCTTTGACCTCAACCTGCTGCTGGAGCCCCGCCTGCTGCAAAACAGACAGCTCTGCTCCGAGGAACAAGCTCCACCATGCTCCACCTTTCTCATGACCAGTTGGCCCCTattgagaggagacagacagggggcATATGGTTCTATGGatggtcccagagataacagCAGGCCACCAGGTGACCCACACCAGCTGGTACAGCATCTTCAGGGGTCCACCCAGGGGTCAAAGGTCACGGGTCAGGAGAAGTGGGTGAGGCATTTAGGCAAGTGTAGCAGAAGTCTGTGGTCAGCCACCAGTCCAGGGTGGTGGCAGAGACGGGCTGCCCACGCAGAGGGGGGAGTGGAATATGGACAGATTTACATGGATGTCATCCACACTGAGCCTCAGcaggggatggaggggagagaaggtGAGAGTTCACAGGAGAGCAGGAGGAAGGGAACTGGGCCGGAGACCCCCAGGATGCCGGCAGACCCCCAGGATGAGAGCCTCTCCCAGGGTGGGCTACGCTGGGCCAAGCTGTTTGGATCAGGAGGGAATCCCCCCACCAGGACACAGAGGGCACCTCAAAATCTCAATGGGACACAGGACCAGAAAAG GAGACCTTCACAGTGGCTGCAGTTGGACAGGTCTCAGCTGGGCCTATTGGCTCATACAGTGTGGTCAGGGAAACTCCCAGCTCCACAGCCTGACCAGAAACACCAGACATAG